A genomic segment from Pistricoccus aurantiacus encodes:
- a CDS encoding flagellar hook-length control protein FliK: MDIKLLPVTPQALPSSGAGTSATPATDGSFARLIGAVTGKLPQDGMSLDTRPQDGLPQPAGLAEVALEIRPNSHLDRPRNDPSEDQLEKDTDEPLIALIAMAQAIRPLDSAKALKPAIQEPLAVKQEASEIKGQALPAGRPLIHEVAGEMVESEAAKISQIQPTPAPSTTLQATTLNAARSSGDGVISPVAEKLEENLEGFDQLLDKAGSTSGLLRQDGTAAPLQGTGTAMSASGQAASPTITAPLQSPQWSQQLGQHLIALTQRGDQQMKLRLNPEELGPLSVTLKLSDQGAQAHFLSGHAQVRGLIEQAIPQLREALAQQGIALGETSVGDQGFQDNPRQGDGRQPGAGTRYFTVNKNDVASEPSLTSQPSSHLDDRVDLYA; encoded by the coding sequence ATGGATATCAAGCTTCTGCCCGTTACGCCTCAAGCCTTGCCCTCCTCGGGTGCGGGAACCTCCGCAACACCGGCGACGGATGGCTCCTTCGCCCGACTCATCGGCGCCGTCACCGGCAAACTGCCTCAAGACGGCATGTCTTTAGATACCCGACCCCAGGATGGCCTTCCCCAACCAGCAGGCTTGGCCGAGGTGGCGCTCGAGATTCGTCCGAACAGTCATCTCGACCGTCCCAGGAATGATCCGTCAGAAGACCAACTGGAAAAAGACACCGACGAGCCCTTGATTGCCTTGATCGCCATGGCCCAGGCGATTCGTCCGCTGGATTCCGCGAAGGCATTGAAACCGGCGATACAAGAACCGCTGGCCGTGAAACAGGAAGCTTCCGAGATCAAGGGCCAGGCCTTGCCCGCCGGAAGACCCTTGATCCATGAAGTCGCCGGTGAGATGGTCGAATCCGAAGCGGCAAAGATCTCACAGATTCAGCCGACTCCCGCCCCTTCGACCACATTGCAGGCCACCACCTTGAACGCGGCTCGTTCTTCCGGTGATGGCGTGATTTCGCCCGTTGCTGAGAAGCTTGAAGAGAACCTGGAAGGCTTCGATCAACTGCTGGACAAGGCCGGCTCGACAAGCGGCCTGCTCCGCCAGGATGGCACTGCGGCGCCGTTGCAGGGCACCGGCACGGCCATGAGCGCTTCCGGTCAGGCAGCCAGCCCCACCATCACCGCTCCCCTGCAAAGCCCTCAGTGGTCCCAGCAGCTAGGCCAGCACCTCATCGCCTTGACCCAGCGAGGCGATCAGCAGATGAAACTCAGGCTCAATCCGGAAGAACTCGGGCCTTTATCGGTGACCCTCAAGCTCAGCGATCAGGGTGCCCAGGCGCACTTCCTTTCCGGTCATGCCCAGGTGCGCGGCCTGATCGAACAGGCGATTCCCCAGCTGCGGGAAGCTCTGGCCCAACAGGGTATTGCCTTGGGAGAAACCTCCGTCGGTGATCAGGGATTCCAAGATAATCCTCGGCAGGGGGATGGCAGACAACCCGGCGCCGGCACCCGCTATTTCACGGTGAATAAAAACGACGTCGCTTCGGAGCCGTCATTGACTTCCCAGCCCAGCTCCCATCTCGATGATCGGGTGGATCTCTACGCCTGA
- the fliJ gene encoding flagellar export protein FliJ, with protein MSTNNPLERLAELAQDSRDAAGQLLAKNRQTQQKASHQFEALHRYRMEYADRLQDALKQGVKPMTLRNYQGFLGTLDDAIERARQQLSHQQHQVSSAQQQWQKEQRKLSSYNTLSSRRQDQQRQEQQRQEQRRNDEMSANSLARRQDRNR; from the coding sequence ATGAGTACGAACAACCCCTTGGAGCGCCTGGCGGAACTGGCCCAGGACTCCCGAGACGCGGCGGGTCAGTTGCTGGCCAAGAATCGCCAGACCCAGCAAAAGGCCAGCCATCAGTTCGAAGCACTGCACCGCTACCGCATGGAATACGCGGATCGCCTGCAGGACGCGCTCAAGCAAGGGGTCAAGCCCATGACCCTGCGCAATTACCAAGGCTTTCTAGGCACCCTGGACGATGCCATCGAACGCGCGCGACAGCAGCTTAGCCACCAGCAGCATCAGGTTAGCAGCGCCCAGCAGCAGTGGCAGAAGGAACAGCGCAAGCTGTCTTCCTATAACACCTTGAGTTCCCGGCGCCAGGATCAGCAGCGCCAGGAGCAACAGCGCCAGGAACAGCGGCGTAACGACGAAATGAGTGCCAATAGCCTAGCCCGTCGCCAAGATCGCAATCGCTGA
- the fliG gene encoding flagellar motor switch protein FliG, which yields MPDVTSLSGLRRGTVLLLSMDEDSAARVFRFFSGQEIDKLSREMTSLGQVGSRDIRRVLKDFRQAAEEFTSVNVNSSDHVRAILTKALGSERASGLIDDVLSDNSNSLGIDALNVMEPNMVSEMIREEHPQIIATILVHLQRHQAARVLELLEDKLRDDVVLRIATFSGVQPEALKELTEVLSGMLEGQNIKRSKVGGVRTAAEILNLMNTAQEEGVIETVRGHNEDLAQRIIDEMFVFENLLDLEDRAIQMLLKETDTSVLCVALKNANQNMIDKFTRNMSQRAAQLLMEDMDARGPMRVSRVEEEQKKLLQIVRRLADNGDIVIGGGDEEYV from the coding sequence ATGCCTGATGTAACTAGCTTGAGCGGCCTACGCCGCGGCACCGTTCTGCTGCTTTCCATGGACGAAGACAGCGCCGCCCGGGTCTTCCGCTTCTTCAGCGGCCAGGAGATCGACAAGCTCAGCCGGGAGATGACCAGCCTGGGCCAGGTGGGCAGCCGGGATATCCGCCGGGTATTGAAAGACTTTCGCCAGGCCGCGGAGGAGTTCACCAGCGTCAACGTGAATTCCAGCGACCACGTGCGCGCGATTCTCACCAAGGCGCTGGGTAGCGAACGTGCTTCCGGGCTGATCGACGATGTGCTTTCGGATAACAGCAACAGCCTGGGTATCGACGCCCTGAACGTCATGGAACCCAACATGGTCAGCGAAATGATCCGCGAAGAGCACCCGCAGATCATCGCCACCATCCTGGTGCATCTACAGCGTCATCAGGCCGCGCGCGTGCTTGAGCTGCTCGAAGACAAGCTGCGAGACGACGTGGTGCTGCGTATCGCTACCTTCAGTGGGGTGCAGCCGGAAGCCCTCAAGGAGCTGACGGAAGTGCTCAGCGGCATGCTGGAAGGCCAGAACATCAAGCGCAGCAAGGTCGGCGGGGTACGCACCGCCGCGGAGATTCTCAACCTGATGAACACCGCCCAGGAAGAAGGGGTCATCGAAACCGTGCGCGGTCATAACGAGGACCTGGCCCAGCGCATCATCGACGAGATGTTCGTGTTCGAGAATCTGCTCGACCTGGAAGATCGCGCCATTCAGATGCTGCTCAAGGAAACCGATACCAGCGTGCTGTGCGTGGCCCTCAAGAACGCCAATCAGAACATGATCGACAAGTTCACCCGCAACATGTCCCAGCGAGCGGCGCAGCTGCTGATGGAAGACATGGACGCCCGGGGCCCCATGCGCGTCTCCCGAGTCGAGGAAGAGCAGAAGAAGCTTCTGCAGATCGTGCGGCGACTGGCGGACAACGGCGATATCGTGATCGGCGGCGGAGACGAGGAATATGTCTGA
- the fliH gene encoding flagellar assembly protein FliH yields MSETCIRHPRHWHRWQMDDLSSRVEKRREEHPDNAESQQAKARKNALETERQALRQQAHETGYAEGHEEGRKDGYAKGLEEGRAQGRQELKEQSRQTLAALLPLIESFNQALAQRDEEIADSLVELALATGYQLAGEALKANPEQIVEIVRELLHLEPALSGHPRLRLHPQDIELVKDAMEQELTALGWRLQADEQLARGGCRVTSNSGELDATWEQRCAGVMEQIRHRSTARSAEKES; encoded by the coding sequence ATGTCTGAGACCTGTATTCGACATCCGCGACACTGGCACCGTTGGCAAATGGACGACCTGTCTTCCCGGGTCGAGAAGCGCCGAGAGGAGCACCCGGATAACGCCGAATCCCAGCAGGCGAAGGCGCGCAAGAACGCTCTTGAAACCGAGCGCCAGGCCCTCCGCCAGCAGGCCCACGAGACCGGCTACGCGGAAGGCCACGAGGAAGGCAGGAAAGACGGTTACGCCAAAGGCCTCGAGGAAGGTCGCGCCCAGGGCCGCCAGGAGCTGAAGGAGCAGTCGCGTCAGACGCTTGCCGCCCTGCTGCCTCTGATCGAGAGCTTCAATCAGGCACTGGCCCAGCGGGACGAGGAAATCGCCGATAGCCTGGTGGAGCTTGCCCTGGCCACCGGCTATCAGCTTGCCGGTGAGGCGCTGAAGGCAAACCCGGAGCAGATCGTCGAGATCGTGCGCGAACTACTGCACCTGGAACCCGCCCTCAGTGGTCATCCGCGTCTGCGGCTGCACCCGCAGGACATCGAGCTGGTCAAGGACGCCATGGAACAGGAACTGACGGCGCTGGGCTGGAGGCTACAGGCGGACGAGCAGCTGGCTCGCGGCGGTTGTCGCGTCACCAGCAACAGCGGCGAGCTGGACGCCACCTGGGAACAGCGCTGCGCCGGGGTCATGGAACAGATTCGCCACCGCTCGACGGCTCGTTCCGCGGAGAAAGAGTCATGA
- the fliI gene encoding flagellar protein export ATPase FliI, translated as MNSTVSTGHFFVDPASNPHLAHWQTALDRVRKRVSALPAYRASGRIVRATGLVLEAVGLRVPLGSACRIEVATENGEAKAHFAEAEVVGFTGEKLFLMPLAEISGLIPGARVFPLGHGNRQSARRFPLGKGLLGRVVDGSGNPLDGIELPQDTPQAPLATPPLNPLSRAPITQQIDVGIRAINALLSVGRGQRMGLFAGSGVGKSVLLGMMARFTKADVIVVGLIGERGREVQDFIDNILGAEGLARSVVVAAPADTSPLQRLQGASYATRLAEDFRDQGRDVLLIMDSLTRYAMAQREIALAIGEPPATKGYPASVFAKLPGLVERAGNGSKDGGSITAFYTVLAEGDDQQDPIADSARAILDGHIVLSRSLAESGHYPAIDIEASISRAMTAIVDKEQQRESQRFKQLFSSYQRNRDLISVGAYSPGHDPQLDEAVKRYPALEGFLQQRIDERADIVPARQALSQAIGGDE; from the coding sequence ATGAATTCCACAGTTTCCACCGGCCATTTTTTCGTCGACCCCGCTTCCAATCCCCATCTGGCCCACTGGCAGACCGCCTTGGACCGGGTCCGCAAGCGAGTCAGCGCCCTGCCCGCCTATCGCGCCAGCGGGCGTATCGTGCGCGCCACCGGCCTGGTGCTGGAAGCGGTGGGGCTTCGCGTGCCCTTGGGCAGCGCCTGCCGCATCGAGGTGGCAACCGAAAACGGTGAGGCCAAGGCGCATTTCGCCGAAGCGGAAGTGGTGGGTTTCACTGGAGAAAAACTCTTTCTGATGCCGCTGGCGGAAATCAGCGGCTTGATTCCCGGTGCCCGAGTCTTTCCCCTAGGCCACGGCAACCGCCAGAGCGCCCGGCGTTTCCCTCTGGGAAAAGGACTGCTTGGCCGGGTGGTGGACGGCAGCGGCAACCCGCTGGACGGCATCGAACTGCCCCAGGACACTCCCCAGGCGCCACTGGCCACTCCGCCGCTGAATCCGCTTTCCCGAGCGCCGATCACCCAGCAGATCGATGTGGGCATCCGCGCCATCAACGCTCTGCTCAGCGTGGGTCGAGGTCAGCGCATGGGGTTGTTCGCGGGCTCGGGGGTGGGTAAATCCGTGCTTCTCGGCATGATGGCCCGCTTCACCAAGGCGGATGTGATCGTAGTGGGGCTGATCGGCGAGCGAGGCCGGGAAGTACAGGATTTCATCGACAACATTCTCGGCGCCGAGGGGCTTGCCCGCTCCGTGGTGGTGGCGGCGCCGGCGGATACCTCGCCGCTGCAGCGCCTGCAGGGCGCTTCCTACGCCACTCGCCTGGCGGAAGACTTTCGCGACCAAGGCCGGGACGTTCTGCTGATCATGGATTCCCTGACCCGCTACGCCATGGCCCAGCGGGAAATCGCCCTGGCTATCGGCGAGCCGCCGGCCACCAAGGGCTACCCCGCCTCGGTGTTCGCCAAGCTGCCGGGCTTGGTGGAGCGGGCCGGCAACGGCTCAAAGGATGGCGGCTCGATCACCGCCTTCTATACGGTGCTGGCGGAAGGTGACGACCAGCAGGATCCTATCGCGGATTCCGCCCGAGCGATTCTCGACGGCCATATCGTGCTGTCCCGCAGCCTTGCGGAATCCGGCCACTATCCGGCCATCGATATCGAGGCCTCCATCAGCCGTGCCATGACCGCCATTGTCGACAAGGAGCAGCAACGGGAGTCTCAGCGCTTCAAGCAGCTGTTCTCCAGCTATCAGCGCAACCGGGATCTGATCAGCGTCGGCGCCTACAGCCCCGGCCACGATCCCCAGCTCGACGAAGCGGTGAAACGCTATCCGGCGCTGGAAGGCTTCCTGCAGCAGCGCATCGATGAACGGGCGGATATCGTCCCGGCCAGACAGGCGCTTTCCCAAGCGATCGGAGGAGACGAATGA